The sequence tttgttttggtttggtattggaaaaaaaaacccgaccataattggtttggttttaactaaagaaagtcaaaccgaaaccaaaccaacccgacattacatatataaaaattttagatatatttaatatataaatatacttattgtgatgtaatttataaatatttcttaaaagatttcataattttatcttttgaggtattatttcaaggttggacttagaacttttgaatgttccaataagttttatagccattaacattagtaaataaaatagtgcTAACAAAAGCTCAAAccaaaattaaatcaatactaatgctaacaaaagacattcaattcaatactacgaatgGGAATGTAATGAAtaactattttttgttttgcaataatttagataaaaatacataatctatttttattttttctttagcgtttagtcatgtaattaatactcccttgttagactacttattttagcatgatttagtacttttagatcatgtttatttttattatgcctTTTTAactagcaatatttatattacataattttattgtctttattgttgaatattttaggataatgccatgacatatctcatattttgtattattttcttagaaaatactttatatagttgtatcttactaggactaaagaaatattttgtgcacaatttatatgttttgttctacgaagattttaccggaaaaaaccccgaataacctgaaaacatgaaaaaacccgagaaaaaccgaGAGTGAAAAATCTGAgttttattgatttggtttggtctttaaatttaataacccgacacaattgatttggtttggtaattataaaatctgaaccaacccgatctatgtacacccctaatacAGACCAATAGCAAGAAGACGAATGCCAATGGAATTGAGAATTTAGGAGCAAGAAAGAACTTTTTTAGAGTTAAATGCGAGGAGAAaaggattttttatttatttattaatatactttagaaaaaataagaattcaaaatgtCATCATGTAATTACCATTAATTTTTTGCCCCTTTGAAAATTGAGACATGTAATTATCTCATTTTAATAACGCTTAATTTCATATTGACTAAATAATTATATATGAAGATAAATATACCAAACTGTATAATTTATTCTAActtaattataataaaattttcaacACACACTAAAAGGGAGGATTTGCATCTATACTTGCTTTTTGGGTCacattttaacttatacccgctttgcaaaaaaattatAAACGTACCCACTTTTTGCGTAAACTTCAGGCATACTGGCCTAAAGTaacaaaggcaatcacgcaaacttaAGCATTTTAGTAGACGGGTCTGACGTttataattgctgaacttaagcattctactagctgaagttttgttctctatttgctaacttcagcatgttttagctgaagttttgccctggattcaatagttttgtcgtaaaactttttcaaaaacttcagcagaagatgctgaagttatttagttcatttgtaaaaacttcagcaccaaataagttgaagttttgtcctgaattcattagttttgtcgtaaagcttcaaaaacttcagcaaaagatgttaaagttatttagttcatttgtaaaaatttcagcactaaataagctgaaattTTTGTCCTACAGTCGTACTAGCTGAAGTTTCAAAGCTTCAGCATAATAGTTCAACTTTCAAACCTTAGTGTAAGAATTGCATCAATAAAGCCGCAATCAGCTTGCTATTTGATATTTCATTCCTGGATCAATCTGAAttcattgcaaatataataaatacagACAATGAAttataaatagatgaagaaaagttCTAAAACGCTGTTTCAACAAAAATGGCAGTCACTATGAGCAAATCACCAATAAAATATACTACAAATTACAAACAATGAAGAGTATAAAGAGTAGAAAAGAAAGGAGGAAGAAAGGAGCGCACAAGTAGCAGGAAGAAGGAGGCGctgaagttgtaaaaattagggtataagttaaataattttaaaaatatgggtataggttaaagATAAAGGATAACGCAGACCAGCCAAGTCAAGAAAAGGACTGTCTTACTTCTCTTTCACAGTATTGACTTACACTCCACGTTGATTATTATTTCTTGGCTTCTTATCGACATTCCACCTAATAAATTACCACATTAATGATCAACACTGGAAATAAACCATTAAAATAAACTTAAGTTATAGTATATACACATACCAATCACCAACCAACGATTTTTCTACCTATACCCCCAAAAAGGGGGAAAAGGAGAAAGAGTACATTCCCCAGGCATGGTGTTATTGACAGGAATCACAATGAAAAACCTATATATAAACATATAAAGCTCTACCACGTAATTTGCTTTATTTCTTTTCAGACCTAGATAAGACCCCTAAATAAAATGAATGATATGCTGAAACCATACaacaaattaataaataaaatgaaatagcTTAAACTATACTACTCTATGGTGCAGTCTCTCAATTAAGAACCACAAGGCAGGCAACAGATTCTTCCTATCCTCGTGAAAAGCCACTGTAACGGATTTGGACCATCGCTTTGCTCAGAAGGTGGGGTTGGCAATGGCATTTCTGGAGGCAAATGCCGGTGGAAAGCATCAACTGCACCTGCAACGCCATCTTCGTTCTCTAATAATACAGCTAGTTCCATTGCTCGGGATTTCACCTGTATATGCAATTTTTATCAGTGAGCAGATGAAAGTATGCATCGGCATGCACTTTGCTCTGCAGTGATCAGTTGCAGAAAGTAGTAGTTTTGGAGTACGCAATTAGATATGGAAATGCAAAGGTTCTTACATCAGGCTGGAGCATAAAAGTTATAGCATCAGAGAGTCCTTCCACACTAAGCTGTGATATAGGAATAGGAGCAGGTCCCAGTCCCTTCTGATAAATTCTTTCGCCCCAAAAGAATTGATCACCAAAGAATGGTACTATAGTTGTTGGACACTGTGGATTTAAAAATTGCAAACATGGCATAAGACTATCTGGTCTTTCAAATATAACTTAGAGAGCAAACTATCGAGCAAATCTGATGGACATCTATGCCGATATTTAGGTCAACCATTTATAATGCTACTACTGATATGAGATTGAGAAAGATTATCACCCCAGCACGTAGTCCTGTTGCTGTGGTTCCAGCACCGCCGTGATGAACCTGCAAGCAGGTATTTACCACGAGCACATCAGAAATTGTATTTGTCACTTTTATCATCACAATCCAGACATCGAAAAGACTGGAGATAAAAATGTCAGTTATACAAGTGTGTGTAGAATCAGACTAGAAATGGAATTACTGATCTTTGGCCATGGAAATTAATATGGAGAACCAGACTACCACCCAAGGTCATCTGCTTCAGCTGGACTGCACTTTATGAGGCATGTTTGACTCAGGAGAACCTTGTTAATGCAGAAACCAACAACCACCTATTCCTACATTGTAGAGTTGCAGCAGATATTTGGAGCATGTTTTGCTCTGTTTTTGGTATTAGCTGGGTTATGCCTCACAACATGAAGGAGGCATTTCTGGAAAATGATACCTGCTTGTATTTGTTGGAGCATAtggaatgaaagaaatagaagatgctTTGATGGACTTTCAACTCCTAACCACACCCTAAAAGCTAAAtgccttttgtttttatttagcTGGGCAAATATTTCCCCTGTAGATTCCCCCGAAACATTTGTGAACTTTGTTATCTCTTTGTATCTAAGTTAGCATATATGTAGTAAGCTAACAggtgatctttttttttttttttgaagcttCTATGCTTCTGCTTCTTATAATATTTAGCATCTTCTTGATGACATCAATGAAGCCAAttatttcatcaaaaaaaaaaaaaaaagtgtgcGTAGAATCCCTTATAACCAAGGGTTGAACATCAGTTTATCATAAGTTTTATCCCATCTCCATAGGTAGCTCATATATTGTCAAGCAAAGTACTCACCACAGCTGAACATTGAGAAAAAAGCCAATCATGAGGGCACTCCGCGAGAAGGAAAACATTTTCAGGAATCGCTTGAACTGTAACATCagatcaaacaaaagaaaaataagaagagacgATGTTTCTCAATGTTAGAACATTTCCACATGCAATCCATTACAAATGAATGGAACAACGgacatttttatatttaatacaACAGTTCACCTCAGTAAGTGACATCCATTCAGTAATATAATATGAAAATACACATACTCCTGGTCTATCCGCTTAATGTTTTATGTTATCGTAACCCCAGCCCAAATCCATACCACCATCCTAGGCCCTGAACTTTATCTCTCTTTGTTGTGTAAGTAATTGGCCTTGGAATATGTTTTTGGGTTGTGCATTAGGGGTTGGGGAGAACGGGAAAGCTAAGGGAGATTTGTTATGCCAGTTAAATGGCTTAGATATGGAGAATTTTATTTAACAGACCATCCCCTCACATCTTTTTTCTTTGAAGATTTAGCTTTATCTTCAACCTAGATATGATCAATTTCAAGGTTAGTCAGAAACGTGCAGAACGCAATAAAATGAACAAAAAATGCAAGAAAGAGAGAACTTACAAGTACCGAGATCTCCCCAACCTCGGTCAATGATTCCCCTCTGCCTGGTATTCTTCAGTGCCTCCAAAATTATATCTGTAGTTTTTGGGGAATCCTCAAGAGGCTTCAAACAGAAAAAAAAGGAATCAGAAAGTAGGACATAGCAGAAACAAAAATGAAGTATGAGACTAAAGCGTTAGTCATATTACCAGATTGCATAACTTTTAATTGACACGAATACCAAATATCTTACACATTCTACATACTTTAACAATTAAAGTTGATTAGACAAAAATACAGTCAGATAGACAGAAGCTGGTGCACATCCACTATTGATGTAAGTTTATCACGTATAAATTGGATCAATTAAACTAATACTCTCACGCAACTGCCAGTGGAAAACTAAGTATTCCACCTAGAAACCTAGAATAAGTTATTTCTATATTATACAAGGAAAACGACTGGGGAATATGTCGCAAGAGTGGGATTAAAGGATTGTCTGATAATTCGAcagaggaatttttgaagttATGTTAGAAAAACTTACCATGCTCCCAAACCCAATATATACGGGTTTAGACCCGTTTTGGATCCACTTGATAAACTCTTCTGGAGGTTGGTAATTACTCCCAAGGTTTAGGAAGCAATAGCCAACTACATCAACCAAAGGGCCCCAATCTGCAAATTAATGAAATTTCATCAATACATTTTATGACAAGTCAAGTagattgacaatatgagcagACATTACTGCTAAGACCAATGGCTGAAGTAGAACATGAAAAGGCAGAAGAGAGCTTTTCATGAATCCAGGACGCACGCAAGAAGATAGACTAGcataaaagtactttttttctaAATTGGAGAGCCCCTATATTCCACAAGAAACTGAGGACCATCCATATTGATCTGGACTCAGATTGATGACATCTGAAAACGGTTTAAAGTGCTATATCAACTGGTCCTCTAGGAGACAATGTTGAAGGAAATGTACTTGAAATATAGAGGCTGTTTACTAACCCGATTCAGCACTTAAACTTGAACGTATGAAGTGATTAGATATTAACCATGTTTAACAACGGGATGAGAAGATTACTCAATAATTAAGTGCCACATCAATGCTTCAAAATTTTTAAGTGATATACACTTGATATTGCTGGATCTCATCAAACACTAAATGTCATTTAACAATTCCTAAAGAATCTATTAAAATCATTAGCAGCCTACCTGATGaaatattcaaaaaataaacgataattaataatatatacaGGTACACAcaaataaatactttaaaacaaaACTCTATTATTAagtaaaattaattttaattcaTAATATATAAATAACAAAAACACAGACATATATAAGTCACTGCGTTTCATTTAATTTCCTATCTGTCAAGTCGCTTCTAGTTTCCGATCTATCCATGAAAGAGAATAAAATCACAATGAAAACCTTGAGACAGTGTAACCTGATACTTTCAATAATTAAAATACAATGACTTGAATTATTCTGTAGAATAGAATACACAGCTCCAGGCGTCATATTTAACTTTATTAAACAGCTACTTGGTAAATCACTTGCTCTGCGGTACTCTTGACTATCAGCTATCTGGTTAGGACACCTACCACATGATCGCTATCGAATTCATGCACCaatcaacaaacaaaattatCAGGCATTTGCAACAGAGAATGAATGCACACAAGCGGATACAAAAATCCAGGAAGTAAAATAGCAGAAATGATCAGAGGGTGCCaagcaaataaaagaaaagtgaaaaagaaCAATACAAAGAAAACCAGCATCCAGACACAAACGAGGAGATGATATGTACCTTTAGGTTTTGGCACAACATGGGGACTCCAGATGTAGCCAGTTGGGAAGTGAGAAATTGATCCATGATACGTACTGAAGTAGGCTATAGGAGGAAGATTCAGCTTCTTTTTCCTGAACTCATTGATGTAACTTCTTATGCCCCACCAGATTAGCAAATCCACAACTATGTAAGATAGCTGAAccggaaagaaaaaaaatataggaTTTTGACAGGACTCAGAAGCATTAATGGCAGAACATTTTTCAGAAGATGAAATTGATAACATACCCAATACCCAGCAGCTTGAGGTACACGAGCCAACGGGTGAGGAAATTCATAAGTTGGACTGTCTATTAACAGAGTGTTAAGAGGTATCATATCAAAAATATTAAGGTCAAGCTTAATACAAACGAACAAATGggagaatttgatgaagaatgaCATTGAACTCAGCAACGGATTCACATTACATTCTATGTGCAAAACAGCTCTTCCAACTGGTCTATAAAGCCTCCCATTTCAGAACAACATTGGGAACTTGCACCTAATCTTTTTACTCTCACAAACTTCTAAGTGGTGTTTGgttcaaaaaattgaaaaacagtTTTTGCAAAAACTGTGTTTCATCACAGCTCCACTAAAGAAAAGTTTGAGTTTTTGCAAGAACAGTGTTCCCACAGAAACTCCACCAAAGAaaagttttgagtttttgcaagAACAGTGTTCCCACAGAAACTCCACCAAAGGAAAGTATGAGTTTTTGCAAAAACTCGTACTTTTCTTTGGTGGAGTCTGTTTGAGTAACTTGAAATAATTTTGTCGAGCCTGTTTTCCAATTATTTGAACCAAACGCCACCTTAGAATGGCTGATATCATGTGGGTCAATGGAACACATATCAGAGATTCAGCTGATATGAACACATACTACACCTGATCTTAGCCAAAAGGCCAAGAAAGGTATCAAACACTACCTTAGAATGGTCTATTCAACATCAAATCCAGAGAACAGTCACATAGTGCAGAATATCTACCTACAATGAATTGGGGTTTTCTCAAAGAGGAAGTTAAAATACATAGAAATCAAATAGCGGTACTTTGTTTCATCAATGATTTATAAGAGGAATGGACTTTACAAGGTTGCACGTAGACCACTACAGTAAGTGCAGTTACATCCACTTGTCAAATTGTCAAACGAAATATCCGATATAATGAAGAAAACCTAAATTAGAACTTACGTCCAGGGCATTGTGAAGAAGATGTGGAGGGGTACCCCAAGAGCTTCAGCGACGTGTGCATGTCCTGTCATAAAGGGTGTTCCAGAAAAGCAAAACAATGGTTATAAGTTGACTTGGACCTAAATACCattttgttgaatttattttgatAAGTAAAATTTACTAACAAAAATAGCACCAAGAGGTTGCTGAAATCTGTACAGTGATGAAGGACTAGAACTAACTATGACAGAGGGAGTTTATAAAGTCCAGGAAAGCACCAAAATGAATATTATTTTGTGGACCATTGAGGAAAACCAATCAAGCAGTTTATAGTTTATTTGACATTTATTTATAGAGCATAAGCTCAAGATTAAGTCTTCTTCCTCCTAAGCTCTTCACTTTTTATGATTTCCAAAAGAATGGCCTTTGTGAACTCCTTGTGCTgtaattattaaataataaaaataacataagAATAACCTCCTCCCAAACCAATATGCAACTTACCAAAGTTGAGCAAATGTATATGAAATCATCAATACTCACACTTCCTGAGGTTCAGCTGATGACTTT is a genomic window of Nicotiana tabacum cultivar K326 chromosome 16, ASM71507v2, whole genome shotgun sequence containing:
- the LOC107815204 gene encoding sterol 3-beta-glucosyltransferase UGT80B1, with amino-acid sequence MDSNGNGSTKTYKNLEDGVESTGQSLDWTSDVGSLDKKSLDKQLSISSLEVPSNADERSDAVFSDELDGRRTSTSPLVGIRSSDEHSDECLTPEVKYQRTHPLQPSSAPPRLRGGLEYCITAPVTTRRNLFLEGQDMAFSRSMTERRLDRLSEREKQKLIVELVRIQRDGTVEVDLTKSTPVASELLELQSFEGIIPTVDRIITDFNKSVPKLKIAVLVVGTRGDVQPFLAMAKRLQAFGHRVRLATHSNFRDFVKSAGVEFYPLGGDPRILAGYMARNKGLIPSAPGEISVQRKQIKAIIESLLPACTEPDTETGEPFRAQAIIANPPAYGHAHVAEALGVPLHIFFTMPWTPTYEFPHPLARVPQAAGYWLSYIVVDLLIWWGIRSYINEFRKKKLNLPPIAYFSTYHGSISHFPTGYIWSPHVVPKPKDWGPLVDVVGYCFLNLGSNYQPPEEFIKWIQNGSKPVYIGFGSMPLEDSPKTTDIILEALKNTRQRGIIDRGWGDLGTFQAIPENVFLLAECPHDWLFSQCSAVVHHGGAGTTATGLRAGCPTTIVPFFGDQFFWGERIYQKGLGPAPIPISQLSVEGLSDAITFMLQPDVKSRAMELAVLLENEDGVAGAVDAFHRHLPPEMPLPTPPSEQSDGPNPLQWLFTRIGRICCLPCGS